Part of the Zingiber officinale cultivar Zhangliang chromosome 6A, Zo_v1.1, whole genome shotgun sequence genome, CTCGAGTCTCGAAAACAACCTTTTGTAAAATAAGGTAAGGTTGtgtacaatagatccttccccgTGAACCCACATTGGCGTGAGATTCATACACCGGATTGTCCTTTTATGAGTGGTTGAAATGAAGAGGATCTTTGGATTATGTAATCCACTTATGTCCTTTATGCTAAAGCGAAGTTTTATTGGACAGTGATATAATCAATCAGGCAATAGATTGGTATATTGGGTTACGACAAAGAAACATTTACAAGAAAGTTATTAACAAAGATGGGAATGCTAATATGGATGCAAGGAGTGAtaacaaaaattaacttaaaaaatagatAATTCAGTGCAACTCCAATAGGCAATAAAATGAGAGAACATCTCATGTTGAGACGACACAAGCATTTTTAAAGATGACCAATAGACTTATCAGAAGAGTTGGATTGATAGAGTGGAATTAGTAAGGATTACAAGGAGATCAAATAAAACATTAGTCaatggaaaaataatgatttaatttatttgaatattattaataatattgtcTTATGTCGGGCTTAACaaaggataaaaataaaattcatatagCTGACCCTAATTAGTTAGTCAAACACAACttggtgatgatgatgatgtaaCTTGACATTCAATTGTTAGGGGTTCTAATTGTTTGATAGAACCATTAAGAAGATGcaattttttcattttcattaaaaTGATTCCTACATAATTATGGGAATATGTCTATACAAGTTAACATAGgagtaaaaattacaaaaattggaTGTGCAAAAAATAATGATAACTAAATCACATTGAGGATCTAATCAGTTGATTGAAATACCATTTCGTAGCGGGCGGCATGGACGGTTTGAAACTAGTACCATATGTGTGATAATTTCACATGTGTCATCGCGTGTGTCATCACGTGCGTCGCACGACAGAAGGTGGGTCAAAGGCATCCCGGAGGTGTCGAAGGACGCCTCTGGTGTTGCCAACAGCGTCTTGCGATGCCTCTTGTTCTgaagaaaattaaaattgatttaattaattcaagctattcctaacttaaatgtgaTATTTCTAAGAGGctttcataaaccctaattaaattatcccaataaaatatataaaaaatatatttaaaattttaaaaaaattaataaattttattaatggaTATTCCGAAgctttttactattttaaattttatttaaaaattctaaaaaatctaaaaaaacatatttatatatttttttattgttttactgtttaattgatattctgatattttttcactattttaaatatatattatttaaataaataaatagttaatttatataattattatatataaaatagcatctttgtattaatttatataattctaATTATTTAATCTTGACGTTGGAGAACTATAGAGTTGACCTAAGCAGAATGTTATAAGAACCAATACTTCCATCAGATTCACGTCACTTCTTTTGGTTTTAGTAAGGTAACATATTATtatgtattaattttaatttgagttattgatagatcaactttatttgaagaaaattatatttaattattttttttaacaatattaagttgttcaataatggagagcttatataaaatcaatatacaatttatttttaaattatatacaataaacatatttatctaataattaccatatataaataaaaaaatatcaaaatcataTCGGCACGTCACAATATGATACTGAAATCGTATCGTTCTGGTCTGGGAGTGAAAACTCGGCACGGgttgagattttaaaccttggtcatgTGCATTATTTTATTGGGCAAGTTGTTATCCAGAACAAGGTTTGAACCGTGTTGGAGTTTTGGTCTTTGACTAGAATGATATTGTTTTGCTATTGTGTCGATGTTTCAATACATGGTGTCGGTAATGGATTGGAGGTTGaagaaggaaggagatgaagtataGGAAGGAACATCATTTATGCCGAGTCTAACTTTAAATCTTGTACCATGTCAGTGAAACGATGTAAATTACTTAAGATAGATATCACTTAGCACAAACAATATCCCCTGTTTTTAGCTTTATCTGTTTCCTCCTTCAACCTCCAATTTTTCATTGACATCATGAATCTGTTGGTCCGATATCAAATCAGTATCATTCTAGTCTAAGACTGAAACTATGACATGGCTCAAGATTTTGAATCTTGGTGCCAAGAGGTATTGAGTTtggataatttatcaaaataatacGTTTTGACGGTTTCACCTGACATGATGTGAGATTTCTAACCTTGATCTggactattattatttttgacaacTTTGTTACTTAAATTTATAACTTCAATAAAATATTACCTTAAAAATAGTATTTTGTTATTTATAAGAAGCTACTCATTAGATACGCCTCATCGTTTTTAATGCCTGTATATGATTTAATGAACGGGAAATACCTCAGTATAATATCACTGAGTGCCAACATAAAAGTGATAATTTTATGTAATTGTAtatatttctttttgattttcTGAGTGGCGCTACATTTATAAAatgatattttataatatttgtcTAATTTTTAGGTATTATGAGTCATTGGTATTGTGGGTTTAATCCCGTGTTAAATGTTTTAGGTTTAGGATTTTAGGTTGAGCAATTTTTATTAGCGTTGTGGGTTTAGTCCTACATTGAATGTAATACATTTAGGATTTTTGGTTGATTGGTATATGTACTATGTAATCCGTGCCATAATATTGACATTAATATGTAATTATgttctatcttacttaaacatGGTATTAGATTTCCTCTTCTCCTAGATTAGGTTTTCCAAACTTAATCACTTAAGACGAGGTCATCAATTTTGGCGAGAACTTCCGTCTACATAATTCGATGTCTCTTTATCCTTGATTCTTCCATTCACACCCATCTCATCCTCATCTCACATGAAGGAATCAAATCCTCTACTCATTATTCCTCTTCTTTGTGATGTGAGACTCACGATTGTCATCTTCTTCCATTGCGCCCCTCAAATCTTTAGGTTGCTAACATCTCCCTCTCTTTCTATTGATGTAAAAGGGCCATGCTTTAGGCTTCTCTTGAACATAGTCATGATTCCTTTCTTGGGTGTTACTACTTATCCCGATGGTGATTGAACTGTTTAGGACTTGCCTAGGTCTTCTCTATTGTGCAGACTTCATACTTGGCTCCTTTTTTGGGCATTAACCTCATTGACTACAATGTTCAAATTATTATCCACTAGATCTGCTGGTTGTTGCCAACGAAGATTTCAATCCTTGTTTGCATTGTGACCTGGATATGGATCTAATGTTCAATGCCATGAATCTTCTCTTTCCATATTCTCTGAATCTATGGTGGTATGCAAAATGATTTTTGTCCTCATCACATGCCTTAAGAACTTTCACCCTAAGGACAAGTTCCAGCATCTTTGACAACCCCTCTTTTCTTAGCCTTCTCGGATTGCATTGCAAGAACTCTCCTAGAGTTATCCCTCGAGATTTGCTCTTGTATTCAGTTTGTTATTGGTTTGTTcctcttgttttcttcttgttaTTGCCTTTTTTACAAGGATTTTCTATTCAATACCTTATTGCACTGTTAATTTCATTATTGATACGGTCTCTTCCATGTTTTCATTGTTTCCTTTCACTTAGTTTCTGCCTCCACCTTTGATGCCTCTAGATTTGCTTATCTTATCCTTTACACTTGTTGTGCCCCACAAATGGGTCTCCTCTTAGTTGGCTAAAGGATCCTGCTGAAGGCTTTCCTTTTCAACTTTTAATTAGTCTGTTGTTTATTGGGTTTTCACTGCCACAGGGAGAAGTCCACATGAGAGACTTATCTTTTGGAATCTTAATTTATCCTCTCAATCACTTTCAGGTGGGTCTGATTAAAAAAAGAGAGTATCTTTTAGCAACTTTTacttaaaataaatagaaattgTGCTCGTTCATTCACATTCCAGATTTCTGCAACTCTTCTTTGTTGAACTGCAGATAATGTTCACATGCCAGTTtctcaactacatcatcacatgTACAATCTAGTGTTCTCTTAAACCTTTTGgattctattattattatttcagagAATTTCAACTGAGGAATTATGCTTTGTGGTTAGATCCTATGACTATTGTTAAAGAGAAACTCAACGGGAGGAATTATGCTTCATAAATTGCAGCAATTACAATTTGTTTTATAGGTCAAGGTCATATGGAATATCTTATCGCTCGCGATGCCAATATTCCAAAGTCTATCAGAGCATTACACAAGCAAATAGATGCTCAGTTGCTTGCTCTCCTCTGATAGTCCAATGTTGAGTATTGTTTGATTCTTCTTATTGTGGTATAAGACTTGTACATCGTCTAAAGATCATTTCCTGGGTGATATTTCTTGAGTCTACAATATAATTAACAATCTTTTGCAGCAGTGATAGTCCGAATGGAGATCATCTTATATACTGGATGATTCTAGACAATCATTGCTGACCTTCTACGTATTGTTAGATTGATTTGACCGATTCAAATTTCTAAATCAAATCTTTTTAACAAAATGATTAGGGTTTAAGCACTTTAGAGGAGTGGAGCAGAAGTCATCTGGTATATAAGATGATCTCCATTCTTAGTGTTTAAGAACTTTAGAGGAATGGAGATCATCTTTTATACTGGATGATTCTAGACAATCATTGCTGACCTTCTATGTGTGAGTTTGGTGAGTTGGGAAAATATATTTGATCtatgttttctcaagtatcttctGTACCATCCTCTTTACTTCTTTTTTATATTTGGGGTTCTAGTCTTGtctgttttaaattttgttttaaatattttgttaaagcATGTAGTATTGGATCAATCTGCACAACATGTTGGATGTCATTGCCTATGCATCAGGCTTATGCTGAGCAATTGGAGCCAGTGTTCTAATTATTCCTCTATTCTTCCTCAGCTACTCGGAACTAGAACTCTATATTTGGTGTTAGATCTTCCCATTTAAATGAGTTCTACTGTAAGATAGTTACTTTGACATCAGTtgattgatttttcatttttttatatataattttatctcTATTGCAAATATAGTAAATCATATTATGTGTTTGTAAGCAGCAGCTACATATTTTggctaataaaaaggaaataccTGCCAAAAGAATATTTTATTTGAGGAAAGGAACTTAATCTTGATTGTTGAGAGGGGAAGTGTATCCTTCGAAAGAAGGGAGTAAGGATTCTATTGATCATGATAAAAGGGCagcctggtgcacgaagctcccgccatgcggggtcccggggaaggatccattgtacgcagccttacctgacttttgcaagaggttgtttccaggatttgaacccgtgaccttttggtcacatggcaacaactttaccgttgcaccaagaCTCCCCTTCTATTGATCATGATAATGGAATAATTTTTAGCATTTCTTCTTCTAATGGTATCCACTATCTAGAGTGTTTAGGAAATAGTGagaaggctataaatatagtaatGGCATTGAAATTTTCTTTTTCCCCCGTATGAGTGATGTGGCAACAATTCTTGTTATTGTGATTAGTTGTTTGTACAAAAAATATAAGGAGATGACTTGAGCTCTTAGGTACTCATCTTCCCCTCTTCTTGTCTactcaataattttttatttccttatagatttttttatattaaaatttctaACTTATAACATTCAAAACTTGACGtgttcaaaaatttatttaattatccaAGACAGCTAAAATTTTGCTATTCTTTTTAGTGAGATAAATTTTAGCATGGGGGTGACACTTATTGCTCTGTCTGGCTTCATGTTGGGTAAGTTATGTTTGCATGTGTACGTTTATCACTGCAAGTTCTTGGCAATGATGATTGACCCTGAGGAATATTAGCTGATTGCCGGATTATATACTGAAGGAAAACATTTCCGATATGCTTGTTGCAGTGCTTTTGATTTTTGTGTTATGGTAGCAGCAAACTTGAAATAATTTATGTTTTGCTTTTTCTGTTATTAGAAAATGCACTTTCTATTGTGACACAGGAACActtcatttttttaaaagaaacttaCAAATAGAAATCCACAGTTTATTATaatattgaaaattttgaaatctttctaTTTTCATAAATGAAAAAACAAGAAGCACAGATTGCTGAAGCATACGTTTGTCATATGGTATATTTCCACTATGGGTCCTGTGAAGTTAATTCATTTTGCTGAGGCTGACATTACCTTTCTTCCTGTAAACAGGTGATATCCATGGTCAGTTTTCTGACCTTTTGAGGCTTTTTGAATATGGTGGGTTGCCACCTCAAGCCAATTACTTGTTCTTGGGTGATTATGTGGACCGTGGGAAGCAGAGCCTTGAAACAATTTGCCTTCTTTTAGCTTACAAGATTAAATACCcagaaaacttctttcttttgcgGGGTAATCATGAATGTGCATCCATAAACCGCATCTATGGTTTCTATGATGAATGCAAGCGCAGATTCAATGTGAGACTCTGGAAGATCTTCACTGATTGTTTTAATTGCCTACCAGTGGCAGCTCTTATTGATGAAAAAATCCTGTGCATGCATGGTGGTCTTTCCCCAGACTTGCAAAATTTGGATCAGATTAGAAACCTAGCTCGCCCAACTGATGTTCCAGACAGCGGATTACTCTGCGATCTTCTTTGGTCTGATCCTAATAAAGAGGTCCAAGGATGGGGAATGAATGATCGGGGTGTTTCATATACTTTTGGTGCTGATAGAGTTGAAGACTTTCTTCAGAAGAATGATTTGGACCTAATTTGTCGTGCTCACCAGGTGagtcgctctctctctctctctctctctctctggtgCACATGGGCACACCACATACATCACGAGTTCATACATGTAAACAATGCCCACCTTGTTTAGCACTAGGTCTTTTTCTTTGGCATTAGGTGGTGGAGGATGGATATGAATTTTTTGCTGACAGGCAACTTGTAACAATCTTCTCGGCTCCAAATTACTGTGGTGAATTTGACAATGCTGGTGCTATGATGAGTGTGGATGAGACCTTGATGTGCTCATTCCAAATTTTGAAGCCAGCAATATCAGACAAGAAGAAAATTGGTTTTGGTGCTACAACTGTTTCCAGAAGTGGAACTCCTTGGTAGTATTGCATCCAGGAGCAACATCTTTTTTCTCCAAGAGTCAAGGTACCATGCATTTTCTTCTCTAAGCAATCATGAAAGTTGAAGATTCACCATTTCACAACTACCTTAATCTAACTATTTTTTTACAACTATGATACTGGTAAATGTTTTTTCGTTGAAAAGTAGCTACTCTGAGGATTTCTGAGCAATTCAACTTAGTGACACAATTCCATAGCACTGGAAATTTTAATCATTTATCTCTACTGTCTTTTTATGCTCAAACCATGTAAATCTCCTCCACTATTTAGAGTTGGCTAGATGAATCCTACTATCATTAAAGATCAATGTCAATAGGTTTAAACACTCTTAATGCAGGTTAAAAATTGCTTTAGACATAAAATTGTTACAGATGATTgctatttgtaaatatttgtttTAGATCGGAATAAAATGTACTgcatggatttttttttattcagATATGCTGTACGCACAAAAAGTATTGCTGCCTAATGAAGTTGACCATTTCTTTCTACTCTAAGAGCTTCCACTCAGCTTTCTCGTCTTGGTACAAGATTACGTGATGACAAACAAATCTTGGATCCAAAACATTTTGATGCTTTAATGATGCATGCTCGTAAGCTAGAAGCTACCCAACCACCATCTGCGCGTAAGTTTAATGTATTTAATCTGATGGAACTTTGGTGTGGGTTCCTGTTTGGATGTGTACATGTTCCTAGACACGTGCTGCATGCTTTAGCTTAACTGCATGGATTGTGTAATTGCATGATCTGCCTGAAGAGCTGCGCAGAAGGGTGGTACTGTACTGTCTTATTGAACCAAGTGTGTGCTATTTACTATCTAATTTGCCTCCAGAAATTGTGCATTCTCTTAATTTGGATTTGTCCCCCGTTAGTATAGAGCCATGCTTTAACCCATCAGCTCTGCTAAAGAACAACGAACGGGTTTTTTGGTCAGTAAGCATTTAATTCTGACCAACTTTATTGTCTGCTATTTTTTGGTATTGGTACATTGATTATATTTTCTCGTACAACATCATCCACTGATCTAACAGGAGGTTTGGTTGTCATTGGTTTTGAAATCGACTGATTTCCTGGACAAAAGCTTTATATTTAGGAAGTGGTTTAGATGCTTTACTTTTTatgaaagttattttttttttctgcctTGTTCAGTCTTGCTTTCTAATTCTTCTACAGAAATGCCTTGTACTCAAAATCCATGACTAGATTAACGCATGTTGTAAATAGCGGTAGAGAATGGTGGGACGGTCCGTGACTGTCTATCGTCTTAACCACTTAGGCAGGGTTTAGGTGgttaaatttttttactatttttttatatataatgttataaataattattatttttataatatttatttttaataaaatatattaattgaaaaattaaaaattaatttttatatatatatatatatatataattaatgaaataattttattagatttaattaagtttatttaatttattcaattataactaagaatttattaaaattattaatatgaagttatttaattaaaatttaacttccAATTTATTTGTGTATTCTGTTTCGGTTGGGTGATGAGTCATGTGCTGTCGGGACCTTGCGATGAGTTTGGATGCGTTTGCGGGATCATGTGATGTGTTCAAACGCATTGTCGGGTCCTGACGATGTCTTTGGGTTCGTCATCGTCGGGCTTAGGTGATGCATTTGAACATATCATCGAGTTCAGGAGACATGTCCAAATGCATCGTCAAGCCTTGTCGACGATTTCGAATGCATTGTTGGGCTCGAGCTCACGTGACACATCCAAAGTCATCACGGTGGGTGACATGGTTGTGGCGAAGGTGGCAGTTCCAAGTACAACGATGATAGAAGAAGGTGAGTTACCATCTAAAGCACTGTCTTAG contains:
- the LOC121998256 gene encoding serine/threonine-protein phosphatase PP1-like — its product is MDPKVLDGIIQRLLEVKGSKPGKQVQLLEADIKQLCLVSKEIFLQQPNLLELEAPIKICGDIHGQFSDLLRLFEYGGLPPQANYLFLGDYVDRGKQSLETICLLLAYKIKYPENFFLLRGNHECASINRIYGFYDECKRRFNVRLWKIFTDCFNCLPVAALIDEKILCMHGGLSPDLQNLDQIRNLARPTDVPDSGLLCDLLWSDPNKEVQGWGMNDRGVSYTFGADRVEDFLQKNDLDLICRAHQVVEDGYEFFADRQLVTIFSAPNYCGEFDNAGAMMSVDETLMCSFQILKPAISDKKKIGFGATTVSRSGTPW